The genomic segment GATTCTGCAACCGGGCCATCGGAATCTTTTAAATGAGAACCTTTTTTAACGAGTATACTTTGACGGGACTTAAAAACATGTTTGGCAATCGTGCCAGCAGAGGATTTGTTCTGGATCAAACCAAAACGACTTAAATTTCCTCTTTCATTTCGAAAATAGAATGCTGCGGATTTTGCAGAGACAAGTCGTTTTGCCTGACCTAGGATAAAATGGTATAAATCATCCAATTCAGAAGAAGAAGAAAGGTAAAATCCACCTTCTTCATTTTTTCGGATGATTGGCGGCAGAACACTTGGTTTCAATGGTTTAATCTTTGTTAAATTTTAATGATTCTTCTCTTAATTTTCGATTTGCATCTTCCAAGGTCTTAATTTTATCAAACGCAGACATAAGTTCATCTCGACTGAGATTGGATACCATTGAACTTGCTTGAACCGTCTCTTTCGCTTCTCTCAGTTCCACGCGAGAATAATCGATGATTTGTTCGTACATACGAATGATCTCATCTGCATTTGCTAATTCTTGTTCGTTTAGTCTAAGAACCTTTTCATAGCCTTTAATGATATCTGATTGGATTTTCAGTTTTTTAGTCAGTTCTTCTACCGTATCTTGTCCCATAACATCTCTGGTTCCTTAGCCATTTTAGGATTCTGTTGACAAGCAAACACTGTCACCCACCTTGGATTAGCGCAAGGGGACGTAGCTCAGTTGGGAGAGCGTTTGAATGGCATTCAAAAGGTCGGGGGTTCGATTCCCCTCGTCTCCAAAATCCCTCCCGAGATTTGAGCGTTTCAACCCTCCCCTGTCAAATTCTTTTTAATTTAGAAAGGAGTTCACTTGATCAATCAGTGACCTTTTTCAATCTATTCCATAATAGATTATGGCTGTTAGAAAAATCCTCAAGATTGGCAATCCCTTACTCCGTCAAACGAGCGAAGACGTAACTGAATCCGAAATTCAAACCAAGGATTTTAAAAAACTGATTCGAGATATGTTTGAAACCATGCGTCATGCTGAAGGTGTGGGTCTTGCTGCCCCTCAAATTGGAATCATGAAAAAATTGGTCGTGGTTGGTCAGGACGATGACAATGGACGGTATCCAGGTACTCCAGAAGTTCCCAACCAAATCATTCTCAATCCAGAGATCACCCCTCTTTCTCCGCCCGGAGAAGGGTTCTGGGAAGGTTGTCTTTCCGTTCCTGGTATGCGTGGGTTTGTAGAAAGACCCGATAAAATTCGAATGAAATGGCGAGATGAAAATTTCGTGGAACATGAAGAAATTATTGAAGGCTATAGAGCGATTGTATTACAACACGAATGCGACCACTTATTTGGAGTTCTTTATGTGGATCGCCTCAAAAGTACAAAGTTATTCGGTTACAACGAAGACATTGACACCGCAGGTAAGTTGTTAGATTAAATAGTTTTTCTCTCCTCTAGGAGTTTTATGGGCACATCCATCGTTGAATACTTTCTTTCGAAGAGTTTATTCGTAAACCTTCTTACCTTTCTTATTCTTCTTGTTGGTGGATTCACTGCTGCCACGATGAACCGCGAAGCATTTCCCAATATCAATTTTGATATTGTCAGTGTCACAACTGTTTATCCTGGTGCAGCACCTGCTGATGTCGAGAAATTGGTCACCAAACCTTTGGAAGATGCCATTAAAGAAGTAGATGGAATCAAAGAATTCCGATCTGCTTCTTTGGAAAACAGATCCGGTATCATCATCACCATTGATCCCAATACAAAAAATACTCAAAAAGTAGTCGATGATCTAAAGTCCGCCATTGACCGAATCCAAGATTTACCGGAAGATGTAGATGATCCCATTGTGACAGAGATCACAACGGCAAGGCAACCAGTCATAGAAATCCATTTAAGTTCTACCTTAAAAGACGGTAAACCCTTGTTAAATGGAAAAGAACTTCGTGACCAAGCAAAAATTTTAGAAGAAAAACTGAAAGACCTTCCTGCTGTAGCAAGAATTACCAAAAGAGGCTGGCGAGAAAGGGAAATGAAAGTGGATTTGGATCCAGACAAATTGAGAGCCTACTCCTTATCATCCACCCATGTCCTGAACGCCCTTAAGTTACGAAACATCAACTTCCCTGGTGGAAATATCAACGAAAGAACAAGGGAAATCATTGTTCGCACTGTTGGAGAATTTGATACTCCCGAAGAAATTGAAAATGTTTTTGTTCGTTCCAATGATGCCGGACGTTCTGTACGAATTCGTGATATTGCCCGTGTCACAGAAGGATTTGAAGATTCGGAATATTTAGACAAATCCAATGGAAATATTGCCATTGCCTTAACAGTGATAAAAAGGGAAAAAGCGGATGCCATCTCTGTCGTTGATGATTCTAAATTAGTTGTAGAAGAATTCATTAAATCCACTGGTGGAACAGTCAAACACGCATTTGTCAATGACCTTTCTAAATACATCAGAAGACGACTTGGAGTTTTAACATCCAATGCAGTATCAGGACTTTTTCTTGTAACGGCCTCTCTATTTGTTTTTCTCGGTTGGCGAATGGCACTCATGACGGCACTGGGAATTCCGATCTCCATTGCTATGACTTTTGTGGCGATGAACTATATGGGGTTAACTTTAAACTTAATCTCCATGATGGGCCTTATCATAGTTGTCGGAATTTTGGTGGATGATGCCATCATCATTTGCGAAAACGTTTACCGCCATTTAGAAATGGGAGAAGAACCCTTCGAAGCCGCGATGCGAGGAACAAGCGAGGTCATCGCTCCCGTGACGGCAACAGTAACAACAACCATTGCCGCGTTTGGGCCAATGCTTTTTATGACGGGGATCTTTGGAAAGTTTATCCATTCCATTCCTTTAGTTGTCATTTTATCTTTATGTAGTTCTTTATTTGAAGCTTTCTTTATGTTACCTTCCCATTTGTATGATGTGAGTAAAACCACAAATATGAAAGGTGAGGTGAAAGAAGAATCCCATTGGTTTATCAGATTCAAAGAAAATACCTATTTACCCCTCCTCAGTTTTGCACTGAAAAATCGATGGAAAATGATAGGCCTTCTTATGGGGTTATTTGTTTTTTCACTAGCCATCCAAGTCAAATTTGGAAAATTCAAACTCTTTCCGGGAGCCATTGAAACCTTCCAAATAAGAGTCACCGCTGAAACTGGATTAAAACTGGAAGAAACAGATCGTTTCATTCAGGCCATTGAAGTTGCTGTAGGCCAACTGCCTGACGGAGAAGTAGAAAACTATATCTCCCGTGTGGGTATCATCCAAAAAGATCCGAATGACCCCTTTACCAAAAGGGGGAAAAATTATGCGCAAGTGATGGTGTATTTAACCCCTGATGACAATCGAGAAAGATCTACGGAAACAATCATTGAAGTGGTGCGTCAAAACACCAAATTTATGTTAAATGAGAAGGCACTCCTCCTTTTAGAAGAAAAGTTAGCCAAAGAAAATGTTGGCAAAGAAGAAGAAAGTATTACAAAATCAGATGTTCCGAAAGAATTCCTTTCTTTAAAAGGAAAACTTGTTAACTTAGAATTTGAAAAACTGGCAGGTGGTCCACCAGTGGGAAAACCTGTGGCCATTGAAATCAAAGGGGATGACTTTGCCACCTTACTCAAAATTGGCGCTGAATTCAAAGCCGCCCTCGCAAAAATCAATGGAGTCACTGATATCGGTGATGATTTTAACGAAGGAAAAGATGAAATCCGAGTTTCTGTAGATGAATCACTGGCATCCTTTGCTGGTGTAAACGTTCAATCCGTATCACTTGCCATCAACACAGCTTTACAAGGAACAGTACCGACTAAAATCAAACGAGCTGATGAGGAAGTGGATGTGCGTGTTCGTTTCCCAGAAGAATATAGAGCTTCCCTCACCCATTTAAACAAAGTCTATGTCAATAACCTTACTGGTAACTTAATCCCTGTTTCTAGGCTGACTAGTTATGATAGGAACCCTGGCCGAGCCTCCATCAACCACTTAGATGGAAAAAGATTGTTAACGGTTACTTCCAATATCGATGAAACAGTCTCCACTTCCAGACAGGTCAACGTCGAAGCAAAAAAACTCACAGAAGGTATCATCGCCAAATATCCGGGTTATTCTGTGCGTTTTTCAGGTGAAAACAAAGATACGGAAGAATCCATGGCATCACTCGGAAGAGCTTTTCTTGTGGGACTTCTCATCATCTATATGATCCTTGCTTCCCTATTCCGTTCTCTCGCCCAACCTCTGATTGTGATGAGTGCCATTCCTTTTGCAGTGATTGGAGTGATTTTTGCTTTTTTACTCCACGGACAACCATTTTCCTTCCTTGCTTTTCTTGGGATCATTGGACTTGCGGGGGTGGTCGTAAATGACTCCATTGTCCTTGTGGACTGCGCCAACCAACTTCGTCTCGAAAACCCGAACAAATCCACTTTCGATTTGCTTGTGGAAGCAGGAAGCATTCGATTAAGAGCCGTTATACTAACAACAGTAACAACGGTTCTTGGACTCCTTCCGACTGCTTATGGAATTGGAGGAAAAGACCCTTTCCTTGTTCCGATGGCTTTGGCATTTGGATGGGGACTTGCTTTTGCTACCTTTATCACTCTCATTATGGTGCCGGTATTTTATTTAAACCTTTATCTATTTAAAGATTGGGCAGTGGCAAAATTCCAATCTCGGAAAAAACAGTTTGCGTAAGATAAAAAAGAAAACTTAGTCTTTTTTATCGTTTAAAACTTCTGATAAGGTCACAAATTTATATCCTTTTTCCTTCATTCGTTCAATGAAGGTAGGAAGGATATAAATCAACTTATCAAATTTTCTTGGTCCACCCAAATGCATCAGGATGATGGCTCCGTTCATTCCGTTCGGATCTGCTTTTTCCCAATGATCCAAAAAGGTTAAGGTCTCCTCACCAGTTTTGTAATGAGGATTTCTAACCACTTCCTTTTTACCTTTAGATGTTTTTTTATAAAGGAATTGTTTGCTGATATAATCTGGCAAATCAAGAGACCCTTTGGAGTTATTTGACCACATAATATGGTCTGTATAACCTAGGCTTGCATGGGCATCTAAAATCAATTGACTGAGTGCCCCATATGGTAGGCGGTAATATTTTTTTAATTCTTGTTTGGTGAGTGAATGAAAAGTATCCTCTACTCGCTTTAACTCTTCCGCCATTCTTGGTAAATCCAAAACTGATTTGGATAAATACTCAAGAACCGTCCTTTTTTTTAAGGAAGTTTCCGTTACAGATCTTTGGTAATTGAAATGAGACCAAGTATGGTTTCCAAATTCTACCGATCCAGTTTTGGCCATTCGTTTGATATAATCTAAATTATTCCGAATGAAAAAAGATCCATTGATGTCGGATGGTCTCTCATTCGAAAGAAAGAGAGTCACTTTGATTTTATGTTCTTTGATATAATTGTATAAAACAGGGAGGTCTTCTCCCGTTGCCAAATCAAAGGTAAGGGCAATTTCTTTTTGGGTTTCATTCCCACGAAGAATATTTCTGCCTTTTGTATTCTGGCTGACTTCTTTTAGAAATTGGATGTTTTCTTCGACTTGTTTGGTTAGTGCCGAATCAGGCTCTACATCACCCGCAAGAGCATATTCTTCTCGGAGTTGCTCTTGGTACATCAGAGAAAATAGAGATTGTTCGAGTTCTCTTAGATTCTTTTCTTTTTCTTTTACTTCTGTTTCGAGTTTCGTGACACTGAGACTTAAATAAAGTAAATACCCACAAAGAACAAGAACTGTAACCCCAACAAAAGCCAGTGCCGAAACAAGGGCAAACTTTCGAAGTTTTTTTGCAAATAACCTGTCCTTCTCGATGTCCTGGGAAAGTTCATGAACAATATCCTGAATTTCCTTTTCTTCATTTGTCGGGTCGAGGGACATGCGGGTATAGGTTTCCTTACTAGCTAATATCGGATTTGGTGCAAGCGTTCTAAAAGACTGGCCATCAGCTTTATGTTTTTATCTTTAAAAATTTTCCCTTCTTCCCTTGTCGGATCAGGTATTCTTTTCCCTTTTCCAAGGACAAGGAAGGATCGGTAATTTTTTCTTCATCCAAATACAATCCACCGGCTTGAACAAGCCTCCGCCCTTCCGACACACTGGGAATGAACTTCAACTGAGAGAGAACATAAACAAGTAGCGGAGGTTTTTCCGTAAAATAAGAGGAGTCCAATGTTTCCGTCGGAATTTCATCCGGCAGGGCTCTGTTTTTTGTATTGTGGATGGCAGTCCACTCTTCCACTGCCTTCCTATTTTCCTCTTCTGGATGGAGTTGGTCCATCACAAGGAGAGCTAGTTCCGTTTTCACTTCTTTGGGATGAAGAGATTTCGAACGAATCCCCTCCTTTCTTTTATCCATTTCGGAAATAGGGAGATCTGTCAAAAGTTCAAAATAATTCCACATCAGGTCATCTGAGATCGACATGATTTTTCCATACATGTCGATGGGTTTTTCAATGATGCCCACATAGTTCCCAAGTGACTTGGACATTTTTTTGACACCATCAAGTCCCACTAGTAATGGTAAAGTAACGACGGATTGTGGTTTTTGTCCGTATTCTCTCTGTAAGTCGCGACCCACTAACATATTAAACTTTTGGTCTGTTCCCCCAAGTTCCACATCTGCCTTCATCGCAACAGAATCATAACCTTGTACTAAGGGATATAGAAATTCAATCATGGAGATGGGAGTGCCCGCTTTATGACGTTTGGTAAAGTCGTCTCTTTCTAACATTCGAGAAACTGTGTATTTAGATGTTAAAACCAAAACATCTTCGAATTTCATTTCGGAACACCAGTGAGAGTTATATAGGATCTTGGTTTTATTTGGATCGAGAATTTTAAAAACTTGGTTTTGGTATGTTTTAGAATTTTCCAAAACCTCTTCTTTCGAAAGACGTTTCCTTGTTTCGGATTTGCCTGTAGGGTCTCCGATCATGGCAGTAAAATCACCAAGCATAAAACAAACTTCATGGCCCAGGTCTTGAAAGTGTTTTAGTTTTCGGAGCAAAACAAAATGTCCCAAATGTAAATCGGGAGCTGTGGGATCAAAACCCGCTTTGATGGTAAGGGAAGGTTTGGATTTTATTTTTTCTAGTAACTCTGCCTCACTGATGATCTCAACAGTTCCGCGGCGTATGGTATCTAATTCTTGGTTCAATTCTCTTTCAGTTTTCATAACAAATTCAAAAATTTTCGATGGTAGAAATGGTGACTTTTGACAATACTAACCGTAGAATCTCTATAGGCAACCACCAAAGTACGTAAAAACCCTTATGAATCATTTAGATGAAAGAAAACAAACGCTAAAA from the Leptospira congkakensis genome contains:
- the def gene encoding peptide deformylase; amino-acid sequence: MAVRKILKIGNPLLRQTSEDVTESEIQTKDFKKLIRDMFETMRHAEGVGLAAPQIGIMKKLVVVGQDDDNGRYPGTPEVPNQIILNPEITPLSPPGEGFWEGCLSVPGMRGFVERPDKIRMKWRDENFVEHEEIIEGYRAIVLQHECDHLFGVLYVDRLKSTKLFGYNEDIDTAGKLLD
- a CDS encoding efflux RND transporter permease subunit; the protein is MGTSIVEYFLSKSLFVNLLTFLILLVGGFTAATMNREAFPNINFDIVSVTTVYPGAAPADVEKLVTKPLEDAIKEVDGIKEFRSASLENRSGIIITIDPNTKNTQKVVDDLKSAIDRIQDLPEDVDDPIVTEITTARQPVIEIHLSSTLKDGKPLLNGKELRDQAKILEEKLKDLPAVARITKRGWREREMKVDLDPDKLRAYSLSSTHVLNALKLRNINFPGGNINERTREIIVRTVGEFDTPEEIENVFVRSNDAGRSVRIRDIARVTEGFEDSEYLDKSNGNIAIALTVIKREKADAISVVDDSKLVVEEFIKSTGGTVKHAFVNDLSKYIRRRLGVLTSNAVSGLFLVTASLFVFLGWRMALMTALGIPISIAMTFVAMNYMGLTLNLISMMGLIIVVGILVDDAIIICENVYRHLEMGEEPFEAAMRGTSEVIAPVTATVTTTIAAFGPMLFMTGIFGKFIHSIPLVVILSLCSSLFEAFFMLPSHLYDVSKTTNMKGEVKEESHWFIRFKENTYLPLLSFALKNRWKMIGLLMGLFVFSLAIQVKFGKFKLFPGAIETFQIRVTAETGLKLEETDRFIQAIEVAVGQLPDGEVENYISRVGIIQKDPNDPFTKRGKNYAQVMVYLTPDDNRERSTETIIEVVRQNTKFMLNEKALLLLEEKLAKENVGKEEESITKSDVPKEFLSLKGKLVNLEFEKLAGGPPVGKPVAIEIKGDDFATLLKIGAEFKAALAKINGVTDIGDDFNEGKDEIRVSVDESLASFAGVNVQSVSLAINTALQGTVPTKIKRADEEVDVRVRFPEEYRASLTHLNKVYVNNLTGNLIPVSRLTSYDRNPGRASINHLDGKRLLTVTSNIDETVSTSRQVNVEAKKLTEGIIAKYPGYSVRFSGENKDTEESMASLGRAFLVGLLIIYMILASLFRSLAQPLIVMSAIPFAVIGVIFAFLLHGQPFSFLAFLGIIGLAGVVVNDSIVLVDCANQLRLENPNKSTFDLLVEAGSIRLRAVILTTVTTVLGLLPTAYGIGGKDPFLVPMALAFGWGLAFATFITLIMVPVFYLNLYLFKDWAVAKFQSRKKQFA
- a CDS encoding polysaccharide deacetylase family protein, producing the protein MSLDPTNEEKEIQDIVHELSQDIEKDRLFAKKLRKFALVSALAFVGVTVLVLCGYLLYLSLSVTKLETEVKEKEKNLRELEQSLFSLMYQEQLREEYALAGDVEPDSALTKQVEENIQFLKEVSQNTKGRNILRGNETQKEIALTFDLATGEDLPVLYNYIKEHKIKVTLFLSNERPSDINGSFFIRNNLDYIKRMAKTGSVEFGNHTWSHFNYQRSVTETSLKKRTVLEYLSKSVLDLPRMAEELKRVEDTFHSLTKQELKKYYRLPYGALSQLILDAHASLGYTDHIMWSNNSKGSLDLPDYISKQFLYKKTSKGKKEVVRNPHYKTGEETLTFLDHWEKADPNGMNGAIILMHLGGPRKFDKLIYILPTFIERMKEKGYKFVTLSEVLNDKKD
- the tyrS gene encoding tyrosine--tRNA ligase, with translation MKTERELNQELDTIRRGTVEIISEAELLEKIKSKPSLTIKAGFDPTAPDLHLGHFVLLRKLKHFQDLGHEVCFMLGDFTAMIGDPTGKSETRKRLSKEEVLENSKTYQNQVFKILDPNKTKILYNSHWCSEMKFEDVLVLTSKYTVSRMLERDDFTKRHKAGTPISMIEFLYPLVQGYDSVAMKADVELGGTDQKFNMLVGRDLQREYGQKPQSVVTLPLLVGLDGVKKMSKSLGNYVGIIEKPIDMYGKIMSISDDLMWNYFELLTDLPISEMDKRKEGIRSKSLHPKEVKTELALLVMDQLHPEEENRKAVEEWTAIHNTKNRALPDEIPTETLDSSYFTEKPPLLVYVLSQLKFIPSVSEGRRLVQAGGLYLDEEKITDPSLSLEKGKEYLIRQGKKGKFLKIKT